Proteins encoded in a region of the Longibacter salinarum genome:
- a CDS encoding ABC transporter permease, which produces MKFSVLHVLLRQLRRRPVYTGINLVGLTVALATCLLIGLYTAEELRYDAFHENSDRIKVLGVENDLLGRMPSMSYPMGEMLREKLPRVEEVVRIRDQSRPMKRPGEKATAPVQVVQAEPSFAEVFSFPVVSGDLKRALTEPKSIALTTAMADRLFGEEKVIGASVHLGDADESGPFTVRAVVDNVPRASSIQFDALRPIPEKGSMKERWGALAYKTFVLLQRPESAESFLPHAIDVLQERKGRWTYIAVDLSSYYLSDLFEADGFRGQWRYLYIFSVASLLMLFLAGINYVNLATLQAQRRAREIAVHKTLGASRGTLARRFLGESVLLALGASLLALALATVVLPAFNQVMSTDLSIRAHWLSIAGFMLSFGVVVGLAAGVYPGVAMARFRPAAVFRRHSQTTSHGGGWLHRGLITLQFAVSVILIASTAVIYTQLDYVQTKNLGFNGEQVAVVSLPENAWKSRDVVRERVAQYESVEHVTLASGVPGSSMFGFSFEPSDLSSQNNRSEDVGQTLFKIGVVDAYYIQTLGMEVIAGRAFDAERRSDRTQTVMLNERSVKEMGWTPSEAVGKPFSLSDRSLKVIGVVRDFHQSSLQEPIKPFILMMHTPWGNVVNGDLAVRLASDDIPGSVEHIRTALADIAPSSEIEVTFLDEKFDAMYRSEQRLSWLFSAFALIAIVIACLGLYGLAAHAVQQRTKEIGIRKALGASLSNVIGLMTREYAVLVGVALVVGTPIAYLLMQRWLEEFAYRASIGAAPFTVTALLALSVGALALGGQAIRAARLDPATTLRDE; this is translated from the coding sequence ATGAAGTTCAGCGTCCTCCACGTTCTGTTGCGCCAACTGCGTCGCCGTCCGGTCTACACGGGAATCAATCTCGTTGGGCTGACGGTCGCTCTTGCCACGTGTTTGCTGATCGGGCTCTACACGGCCGAGGAGTTGCGGTACGACGCGTTCCACGAAAACAGCGATCGGATCAAAGTCCTCGGGGTCGAAAACGATCTCCTCGGGCGGATGCCTTCAATGTCGTATCCGATGGGAGAGATGCTTCGCGAGAAGTTGCCGCGTGTGGAGGAGGTCGTTCGTATTCGCGATCAGTCGCGTCCGATGAAGCGGCCGGGCGAGAAGGCGACGGCACCGGTCCAGGTCGTACAGGCTGAACCGTCGTTCGCAGAGGTGTTCTCGTTTCCCGTTGTGAGCGGTGATCTGAAACGGGCCTTAACGGAGCCCAAGAGTATCGCATTAACCACAGCAATGGCTGATCGGTTGTTCGGAGAGGAGAAGGTGATCGGTGCGTCCGTGCACCTTGGGGATGCGGATGAGTCCGGTCCATTTACGGTGCGTGCTGTGGTCGACAATGTCCCCCGTGCGTCCTCAATCCAGTTCGATGCTCTTCGACCCATTCCTGAGAAAGGGTCGATGAAGGAAAGATGGGGGGCTTTGGCGTACAAAACGTTTGTCCTTCTTCAGCGTCCTGAGTCGGCGGAGTCCTTTCTCCCTCATGCAATAGATGTATTGCAAGAAAGAAAAGGAAGATGGACGTACATAGCAGTCGACCTATCGTCGTATTACCTTTCCGATCTCTTTGAGGCGGACGGCTTTCGGGGGCAGTGGAGATACCTTTATATCTTCAGTGTGGCTTCGCTTCTCATGCTTTTCCTCGCGGGGATCAACTACGTCAACCTGGCAACCCTTCAGGCCCAGCGCCGAGCGCGAGAAATTGCCGTACACAAGACGCTCGGCGCGAGCCGGGGAACGCTGGCGAGGCGCTTCCTCGGCGAATCGGTGCTTCTGGCCCTCGGGGCGTCGTTGCTTGCTTTGGCACTCGCGACCGTGGTGCTGCCGGCCTTCAATCAGGTTATGTCGACGGACCTGTCGATCCGCGCGCACTGGCTTTCCATTGCTGGATTCATGCTCAGTTTCGGCGTCGTAGTGGGGTTGGCCGCCGGTGTGTATCCGGGTGTCGCCATGGCGCGCTTTCGCCCGGCCGCCGTATTCCGTCGACACAGCCAAACAACGTCGCACGGTGGTGGCTGGCTCCATCGGGGCCTCATCACACTGCAGTTCGCGGTCTCCGTCATCTTGATTGCGAGCACGGCCGTCATTTACACGCAACTCGACTACGTGCAGACCAAGAACCTCGGCTTCAACGGCGAACAGGTTGCCGTCGTGTCGCTTCCGGAGAATGCCTGGAAGAGTCGCGACGTCGTACGAGAACGTGTTGCACAGTATGAGTCCGTCGAGCACGTGACGCTCGCCTCGGGCGTCCCCGGAAGCTCTATGTTTGGTTTTAGCTTCGAGCCATCCGATCTCTCATCTCAGAACAACCGGTCAGAAGATGTTGGGCAGACCTTGTTCAAGATTGGAGTTGTGGATGCTTACTACATCCAGACGCTCGGAATGGAGGTGATCGCCGGGCGGGCCTTCGACGCAGAGCGCCGTTCGGATCGGACGCAGACGGTCATGTTGAATGAGCGCAGCGTGAAAGAGATGGGCTGGACTCCGTCAGAGGCGGTTGGAAAACCGTTCTCTCTCAGTGACCGGTCATTGAAAGTCATCGGGGTCGTTCGAGACTTCCACCAATCGTCGCTGCAAGAGCCGATTAAGCCGTTCATTCTCATGATGCATACGCCGTGGGGGAACGTCGTAAACGGTGATCTGGCGGTCCGCCTCGCATCCGACGACATTCCGGGCAGCGTTGAGCACATTCGCACGGCGCTTGCCGATATCGCCCCCTCTTCAGAAATCGAGGTCACCTTTCTCGACGAGAAGTTTGATGCGATGTACCGGTCGGAGCAGCGGCTGAGCTGGCTCTTTTCCGCGTTCGCTCTGATCGCCATCGTGATCGCGTGTCTGGGTCTCTACGGTCTGGCCGCTCACGCCGTGCAGCAGCGCACGAAGGAGATCGGCATTCGAAAGGCCCTCGGCGCGTCCCTTTCGAACGTCATCGGCCTCATGACGCGCGAGTACGCTGTTCTGGTGGGTGTTGCCCTGGTCGTGGGCACGCCGATCGCCTACCTCCTGATGCAGCGATGGCTCGAGGAGTTCGCGTACCGCGCATCGATTGGCGCGGCCCCCTTCACCGTGACGGCCCTTCTCGCTCTCAGCGTCGGTGCGCTGGCCCTTGGCGGACAGGCGATTCGGGCGGCCCGCCTGGATCCGGCCACGACGCTCCGTGACGAATGA
- a CDS encoding serine hydrolase domain-containing protein: MRLFTFVLLLLVALTQPAPLVAQSSPGQDRPWLPVEDDAAAWPVPVLDSIVARAQNLQPLSSLLMAHGDTLVVEWYAPGQSAREAVNVKSASKTILSALVGLAIRDGYLEGPEQPIGPFFPDILDGTAPEDSVRRSITLGDLMTMRAGLESTSFGNYGSWVSTNNWVRDALERPLVSTPGGRMIYSTGSSHLVAVILEKATGRDLRAYAQEQLFDPLGVQIRAWQEDPLGYRFGGNNLALTPRGLLSFGQLYHRGGWVKSDNGQRRQVIPPDWIGASWNVRVLRTYRGFRYGYFWWFEVFGGEPTFFAWGYGGQMLFIVPSRDLVMVMTSSLSSQADVGDQSGRLMRFCGQINEWLGGED; the protein is encoded by the coding sequence ATGCGACTCTTCACCTTTGTATTGCTGTTGCTCGTTGCTCTTACGCAGCCCGCTCCGCTCGTTGCACAGTCGTCGCCGGGTCAGGACCGACCGTGGCTGCCTGTGGAGGACGATGCCGCCGCGTGGCCCGTGCCCGTCCTGGATTCGATCGTCGCTCGCGCGCAGAATCTGCAGCCGCTGTCCAGTCTGCTCATGGCGCACGGCGACACGCTCGTCGTGGAGTGGTATGCGCCGGGGCAGAGCGCAAGAGAGGCCGTCAACGTCAAGTCAGCCAGCAAAACGATACTCTCTGCGCTCGTCGGACTCGCAATTCGCGACGGGTACCTGGAGGGTCCGGAGCAGCCGATCGGTCCCTTTTTTCCGGACATCCTGGATGGTACGGCGCCTGAGGACAGCGTCCGGCGCTCAATCACGCTGGGCGACCTGATGACAATGCGGGCGGGGCTCGAATCCACCAGCTTTGGGAATTACGGCTCGTGGGTGAGCACGAACAACTGGGTGCGCGATGCACTCGAACGTCCACTGGTGAGCACGCCGGGCGGGCGGATGATCTACAGTACAGGAAGCTCGCACCTCGTGGCGGTCATCCTGGAGAAGGCGACGGGGCGCGACCTTCGGGCGTACGCACAGGAACAGCTCTTCGACCCCCTCGGCGTCCAGATCCGGGCGTGGCAGGAGGACCCGCTCGGCTATCGTTTCGGAGGCAACAACCTTGCACTCACGCCACGCGGACTCCTGAGCTTCGGGCAGCTCTATCACCGCGGCGGATGGGTGAAAAGTGACAACGGACAACGCCGACAGGTCATCCCGCCCGACTGGATTGGAGCAAGCTGGAACGTCCGTGTCCTGCGCACCTACCGCGGGTTTCGGTACGGCTACTTCTGGTGGTTCGAAGTCTTCGGTGGTGAGCCCACGTTTTTCGCGTGGGGATACGGCGGGCAAATGCTCTTCATTGTACCGTCACGGGACCTCGTCATGGTGATGACGTCATCGCTGTCGTCCCAGGCAGATGTCGGAGACCAGAGCGGACGTCTAATGCGCTTCTGCGGCCAGATTAATGAGTGGTTGGGGGGTGAAGATTAA
- a CDS encoding 6-pyruvoyl trahydropterin synthase family protein, with the protein MSTVYVTRKVHFNAAHRLHNPEKSDEWNRETFGPCNHPNWHGHNYVLKVTVAGEPDPDTGYVIDLSDLKSLLHEEVVDQVDHKNLNLDVDFLDGVIPSTENFAIAIWNQLEGKLPSGRLHCVRLYETERNYVEYYGDQEPR; encoded by the coding sequence ATGTCTACGGTGTACGTCACACGGAAAGTCCATTTTAATGCTGCGCACCGGCTCCACAACCCGGAAAAGTCGGACGAGTGGAATCGGGAAACGTTTGGCCCGTGCAACCATCCCAACTGGCACGGCCACAATTACGTATTGAAGGTCACGGTCGCCGGCGAACCCGATCCGGACACCGGGTACGTGATCGACCTCAGCGACCTGAAAAGCCTGCTCCACGAGGAAGTCGTTGATCAGGTGGACCACAAGAACCTGAACCTCGACGTCGACTTTCTTGACGGCGTCATTCCGTCGACGGAAAATTTTGCGATCGCTATCTGGAACCAGCTTGAAGGCAAACTTCCGTCTGGGCGCCTTCACTGTGTTCGCTTATACGAGACGGAGCGCAATTACGTTGAATACTACGGAGACCAAGAGCCTCGGTGA
- a CDS encoding ABC transporter permease — translation MKLGSLHVLFRQLRRRPVYTGINLVGLTVALATCLLIGLYTAEELRYDAFHANSDRIKVLGIDSDFFGRVTATSYPMGETLRENSPRVEEVVRIREETMPLKRAGEKGTNPVNVLQAEPSFAQVFSFSVVSGDLERALTEPGSIALSASMAERLFGEEKALGTAVYLSAADNADPHTVRAVVDDTPETSSIQFDALRPIPEKGAQKDGWGALMYQTFLLLDRPEPTESFLRHASEILSEGERSWEYTAVDLSSFYLSGLYQADGFRGQWKYLYIFGVASLLVLLLAGINYVNLATLQAQRRAREIAVHKTLGASQSTLARRFLGESVLLAVGASVLALALAAAVLPAFNQVMSTDLSIRAHWLSIAGFMLSFGVVVGLAAGVYPGVAMARFRPAAVFRRHSRTTTHGGGWLHRGLITLQFAISVILIASTAVIYTQLDYVQTKNLGFNGEQVAVVSLPEDAWKSRDVVRDRISEHPSVERMTLAVGLPGAFRMRFGHEPSEFSAQHNRSEDVESVTFMFGIVDAQYIPTLGMDVIAGRAFDAERRSDRTQTVMLNERGAKEMGWTPEEAIGKPFSIDDRSNTVVGVVRDFHQSSLHEPIEPIVLMMHTPKWSRGDGDLAVQLASSDIPGGVEHIRTALADIAPFSEIEVTFLDDKFDAMYRSEQRLSWLFSAFALIAIVIACLGLYGLAAHAVQQRTKEIGIRKALGASLSNIIGLVTREYAVLVGVALVLGTPIAYLLMQRWLEEFAYRATIGAAPFTVTALLALTVGALALGGQAIRAARLDPATTLRDE, via the coding sequence ATGAAACTGGGATCTCTACACGTCCTTTTTCGCCAGCTTCGTCGCCGTCCGGTGTACACGGGGATCAACCTCGTCGGGCTGACGGTCGCGCTCGCCACGTGCCTACTGATCGGGCTCTACACGGCCGAGGAGTTGCGGTACGACGCCTTCCACGCAAACAGCGATCGCATCAAAGTTCTCGGAATCGATAGCGACTTCTTCGGTCGCGTGACGGCGACGTCCTATCCGATGGGGGAGACGCTTCGCGAGAACTCCCCGCGCGTCGAAGAGGTCGTTCGTATTCGGGAGGAGACGATGCCGCTGAAGCGAGCCGGGGAAAAGGGGACCAACCCCGTAAACGTTCTCCAGGCCGAACCGTCCTTTGCTCAAGTGTTTTCGTTTTCGGTCGTGAGCGGCGACCTCGAACGTGCTTTGACCGAGCCGGGGAGCATCGCTCTCAGTGCGTCTATGGCCGAGCGATTGTTTGGGGAAGAAAAGGCTCTCGGGACAGCCGTCTACCTTTCGGCCGCGGACAACGCTGATCCGCATACGGTGCGTGCCGTGGTCGACGATACCCCCGAAACGTCATCGATTCAGTTCGACGCCCTCCGCCCCATTCCGGAGAAGGGAGCGCAAAAAGATGGCTGGGGGGCTCTGATGTATCAAACCTTCCTTTTGCTCGATCGTCCGGAGCCGACGGAATCATTTCTACGTCACGCGTCGGAGATCTTAAGTGAGGGCGAGCGAAGTTGGGAGTACACAGCCGTGGACCTGTCTTCGTTTTACCTTTCCGGTCTCTATCAAGCCGACGGCTTCCGAGGTCAGTGGAAATACCTGTACATCTTCGGTGTAGCCTCGCTGCTCGTGCTTCTGCTCGCGGGGATCAACTACGTCAATCTGGCAACCCTTCAGGCCCAACGCCGGGCGCGAGAAATTGCCGTACACAAGACGCTCGGAGCGAGCCAGAGTACGCTGGCGCGGCGCTTCCTCGGCGAGTCGGTGCTTCTCGCGGTCGGGGCCTCGGTTCTCGCGCTGGCACTGGCGGCTGCGGTGCTGCCGGCCTTCAATCAGGTTATGTCGACGGACCTGTCGATCCGCGCGCACTGGCTTTCCATTGCTGGATTCATGCTCAGTTTCGGCGTCGTAGTGGGGTTGGCCGCCGGTGTGTATCCCGGCGTCGCCATGGCGCGCTTTCGCCCGGCCGCCGTATTCCGTCGACACAGCCGAACGACGACGCACGGTGGTGGCTGGCTGCACCGGGGGCTCATCACGCTGCAGTTTGCTATTTCCGTCATCTTGATCGCGAGCACGGCCGTCATTTACACGCAGCTCGATTACGTTCAGACCAAGAACCTCGGCTTCAACGGCGAACAGGTCGCGGTGGTGTCGCTCCCAGAAGACGCGTGGAAGAGCCGGGATGTCGTGCGCGATCGCATTTCGGAGCATCCCTCGGTGGAGCGAATGACGCTCGCCGTGGGGCTTCCCGGGGCGTTTCGTATGAGATTTGGACATGAACCGTCCGAGTTTTCCGCTCAGCACAACCGATCGGAAGATGTGGAGTCGGTGACGTTCATGTTCGGCATCGTGGACGCGCAGTACATCCCGACGCTCGGAATGGATGTGATCGCCGGGCGGGCCTTCGACGCAGAGCGCCGTTCCGACCGTACGCAGACGGTCATGTTGAATGAGCGCGGAGCGAAAGAGATGGGGTGGACGCCCGAAGAGGCGATCGGAAAACCGTTTTCGATCGATGATCGGTCGAACACGGTCGTCGGCGTCGTGCGCGACTTTCACCAATCGTCGTTGCATGAGCCTATCGAGCCGATCGTTCTCATGATGCACACACCGAAGTGGAGTCGCGGAGACGGCGATCTGGCCGTCCAGTTGGCCTCCAGCGACATCCCAGGCGGCGTTGAGCACATTCGCACGGCGCTTGCCGATATCGCCCCCTTTTCAGAAATCGAGGTCACCTTTCTCGACGATAAATTCGATGCGATGTACCGATCGGAGCAGCGGCTGAGCTGGCTCTTTTCCGCGTTCGCTCTGATCGCCATCGTGATTGCGTGTCTCGGCCTTTACGGTCTGGCCGCCCACGCCGTGCAGCAGCGAACGAAGGAGATCGGCATTCGCAAAGCCCTCGGGGCGTCCCTTTCCAACATTATCGGCCTCGTGACGCGCGAGTACGCCGTTCTGGTGGGCGTCGCGCTGGTCCTCGGCACGCCGATCGCCTACCTCTTGATGCAGCGATGGCTCGAGGAGTTCGCGTACCGCGCAACGATCGGCGCGGCCCCCTTCACCGTGACGGCCTTGCTCGCTCTCACCGTCGGTGCGCTGGCCCTCGGCGGACAGGCGATTCGGGCAGCCCGCCTGGATCCCGCCACGACGCTTCGGGACGAATGA
- a CDS encoding AsmA family protein produces the protein MADDASSASSDSRTSDPSSSSSSNVLRWTLYVISGFVGLVLLAAVVLPQIFPPERLKRIVVPQVENAVQRDVTIGSIGLRVLPFPTVRITDFTIANDSTFAARGVFTDEPAIQGDALNVDLALWPLFTATIEPTSIELVRPVVRYQIAEDGATNFDTFAATDSAEVDTSESAMPVSVSDFRLTEARVLYDDRSTGQWAKLGFTAQLRAVPGENPQAIDSRGTIEDLTLAYVSEPDADTTALQNATVDYDALANTTAGTIDIRNLKVSTPPIGLAMTGSIREMSADRPVVDLAIETTDADLAQLAAIVPGGVGEGVAPRGTLNLNVAMQGPLPDSTGSTEGLSLTGDGSLSGVGVDVDGTTMLADLGAALSISLESIAVNNIEGRLLGKPLSGQVTVSEPLADAPQLNGQLAGAADLAELSSLAAEEGGETVDIAGAVDYDIRFSGPATDTDAIRVRGPITLANVRVPNESLREPLEIDDATIQLTGTGLQADRFQMRSGETTMQLGFTVQDLLPVSRGLAETNPAVRIAFNFSSDEIDLVELMPEEDGSAPTYADLFTAQLAGTRVDGRPAEEVAQEVYGDVELPAYRVNGDVRIGTLLNDPQRFDNLTFDVNLRNRRLEVPNLSAKTYGGTLAGSIVLDQSAAATSAYVRPASQESVLMASARGGIAPRRVERLPMPATPTALSYNFELTGAKASAFLRDWTTLGEFVNGTMDFSIDGSSPLTSGLLPVAQALTAGGRSLVADGGFSSDFALPAKLVDKLGVSKPSFSNFKQFGGPFTIEDGELKIGEWDMQNNQVQTSLSGAFGLGGTVDLDMTAEMPLSMVRGSKLSGQTGGILDRLSGKDGTVPVGISVGGTISEPTFTIDTSALQDSLKELLPRGLRRLID, from the coding sequence ATGGCTGACGACGCATCTTCGGCATCATCGGACTCACGCACGTCCGACCCGTCCTCATCGTCTTCTTCCAACGTCCTCCGGTGGACTCTCTACGTCATCAGCGGGTTTGTGGGGCTCGTCCTGCTTGCAGCCGTGGTCCTTCCGCAGATCTTCCCGCCGGAGCGACTCAAACGCATTGTCGTGCCACAGGTTGAGAACGCGGTCCAGCGCGATGTCACGATCGGGTCGATCGGTCTCCGCGTATTGCCTTTCCCAACCGTACGTATTACAGACTTTACGATCGCAAACGACTCGACGTTCGCAGCACGTGGGGTGTTCACAGACGAACCTGCCATTCAGGGCGATGCACTGAACGTCGACCTCGCCCTCTGGCCCCTGTTCACGGCAACGATCGAACCCACGTCGATCGAACTGGTGCGCCCCGTCGTCCGCTATCAGATTGCAGAGGACGGAGCGACCAACTTTGACACCTTTGCAGCAACGGACAGTGCCGAGGTCGATACATCAGAGAGTGCGATGCCCGTCTCGGTCTCGGACTTCCGGCTTACCGAAGCACGCGTTCTGTACGACGACCGCAGTACGGGCCAATGGGCGAAACTGGGCTTCACCGCTCAACTCCGGGCCGTTCCGGGAGAGAACCCACAGGCGATCGATAGCCGCGGCACGATCGAGGACCTGACGCTGGCCTACGTGTCTGAACCGGACGCGGACACGACGGCGCTGCAGAATGCTACTGTCGACTATGATGCGCTCGCGAACACGACAGCCGGCACCATCGACATTCGCAACCTGAAGGTGTCCACCCCACCAATCGGGCTCGCCATGACCGGCTCAATCAGGGAAATGAGCGCCGATCGTCCGGTCGTGGATCTTGCAATCGAAACAACGGACGCTGACCTCGCGCAACTCGCCGCCATCGTTCCCGGCGGCGTGGGCGAAGGCGTCGCTCCGCGCGGCACACTCAATCTGAACGTGGCGATGCAGGGCCCGCTCCCGGATAGCACGGGCTCGACCGAGGGCCTTTCCCTGACGGGCGACGGGTCGCTCTCCGGCGTTGGCGTGGACGTTGACGGCACCACCATGCTCGCCGACCTCGGGGCTGCGCTCTCGATCTCGCTGGAGTCGATCGCAGTGAACAACATCGAGGGGCGCCTGCTGGGCAAACCGCTGTCTGGACAAGTCACCGTCAGCGAACCGCTCGCCGACGCGCCGCAGCTGAACGGACAACTCGCCGGCGCGGCGGACCTGGCGGAGCTGTCCTCGCTCGCAGCCGAGGAAGGCGGCGAGACGGTCGACATCGCCGGTGCCGTGGACTACGACATCCGCTTCTCCGGTCCAGCCACCGATACCGACGCGATCCGCGTGCGCGGCCCGATCACGCTGGCGAACGTGCGGGTCCCGAACGAGTCGCTGCGCGAGCCGCTTGAAATTGACGATGCCACGATTCAACTCACCGGGACCGGACTCCAGGCCGACCGCTTCCAGATGCGTTCCGGCGAAACCACCATGCAGCTGGGCTTCACCGTGCAGGACCTGCTCCCGGTCTCACGTGGCCTTGCAGAAACCAACCCGGCGGTCCGGATCGCCTTCAACTTCTCATCCGACGAGATCGACCTCGTCGAGCTGATGCCGGAAGAAGACGGATCCGCGCCAACCTATGCCGACCTGTTCACCGCGCAGCTTGCCGGAACGCGCGTGGATGGACGTCCGGCCGAAGAGGTCGCCCAGGAGGTGTACGGAGACGTCGAACTCCCCGCCTACCGCGTGAACGGCGACGTGCGAATCGGCACGCTGCTCAATGACCCACAGCGGTTCGACAACCTGACATTCGATGTCAACCTCCGGAACCGTCGTCTCGAGGTCCCGAACCTTTCCGCGAAAACGTACGGCGGAACGCTGGCCGGATCGATCGTGCTGGATCAGAGCGCGGCCGCAACCTCGGCTTATGTCCGCCCCGCGTCGCAAGAATCTGTTTTGATGGCATCGGCCCGTGGTGGCATCGCCCCTCGTCGAGTCGAGCGCCTACCGATGCCGGCAACACCCACCGCGCTGTCATACAACTTCGAGTTGACCGGAGCAAAGGCCAGTGCGTTCCTGCGCGATTGGACGACGCTGGGCGAGTTCGTGAATGGCACGATGGACTTCTCGATCGACGGCTCCTCTCCACTGACGAGCGGTCTGCTGCCGGTCGCACAAGCGCTCACCGCCGGCGGACGCTCACTCGTGGCAGACGGCGGATTTTCCTCGGACTTCGCCCTTCCCGCGAAGCTCGTGGATAAACTGGGCGTCAGCAAACCCTCGTTCTCCAACTTCAAACAGTTCGGTGGCCCTTTCACGATCGAAGACGGCGAACTCAAAATCGGCGAATGGGACATGCAAAATAATCAGGTCCAGACCTCGCTGAGCGGCGCGTTCGGTCTCGGCGGCACAGTGGACCTGGACATGACGGCAGAAATGCCCCTCTCGATGGTTCGTGGCTCGAAGCTTTCCGGCCAGACCGGCGGCATCCTGGATCGCCTGAGCGGAAAGGACGGCACCGTCCCGGTCGGCATCTCCGTTGGTGGCACCATCAGCGAACCGACGTTTACCATCGACACGAGCGCGCTGCAGGATTCTCTGAAAGAACTCCTCCCCCGCGGGCTGCGCCGGTTGATTGATTAA
- a CDS encoding SDR family oxidoreductase: MVVVVTGASQGIGKAIAERFAEEGTRIALWSRTESKLEAVAETCRSQGAEAMVCPCDVTDDEAVEEAARTVMDEWGAPDVLVNNAGAFTPAPIDDTTSDAFRAQVDVNLNAPYVVTKQFLAPMRKAGQGHLFFMGSIASITAYPGSVAYCAAKHGLLGLARVVREETKDDGLRVTTVMPGATRTPSWDGTELPDDRFMAPEDVADAVYDAYHLSPRTVVEEILLRPQEGDV; the protein is encoded by the coding sequence ATGGTTGTTGTCGTCACGGGCGCGAGTCAGGGAATTGGAAAAGCGATTGCGGAACGATTTGCGGAGGAGGGGACCCGGATCGCTCTGTGGTCGCGGACCGAATCGAAACTCGAGGCTGTTGCCGAGACCTGCCGGTCGCAGGGCGCGGAAGCGATGGTGTGTCCATGCGACGTGACGGACGATGAGGCGGTCGAGGAAGCCGCGCGCACCGTCATGGATGAATGGGGCGCGCCCGACGTACTCGTGAACAACGCCGGCGCCTTTACGCCGGCACCGATCGACGACACCACCTCGGATGCGTTCCGCGCGCAGGTCGACGTGAACCTGAACGCGCCCTATGTCGTGACCAAGCAATTTCTGGCTCCGATGCGAAAGGCCGGGCAGGGACACCTCTTCTTCATGGGCTCGATCGCATCGATCACGGCCTATCCCGGGAGCGTCGCCTACTGCGCGGCCAAGCACGGACTCCTCGGCCTCGCCCGCGTCGTGCGGGAGGAGACGAAGGACGACGGCCTGCGCGTCACGACGGTGATGCCCGGGGCCACACGCACGCCGAGCTGGGACGGCACGGAGTTGCCGGACGACCGGTTCATGGCGCCGGAAGATGTCGCCGATGCGGTGTACGACGCCTACCACCTCTCGCCGCGTACGGTCGTGGAAGAAATTCTGCTGCGCCCTCAGGAAGGGGATGTGTGA
- the folE gene encoding GTP cyclohydrolase I FolE gives MNGTPHGGPPRLYERRDLYDEQATTSIAENVQEVLSQLGEDPEREGLQKTPERVAKAYQFLTHGYSQDARAILEGALFEEAYDEMILVKDIELYSLCEHHMLPFYGKAHVAYIPNGRIVGLSKIPRTVEVFARRLQVQERLTMQIRDAIDDVLQPLGTAVVIEARHLCMMMRGAEKQNSMTTTSSMSGEFEEHRTRAEFMRLIRATD, from the coding sequence ATGAATGGGACTCCACATGGTGGTCCGCCGCGTCTGTACGAGCGACGCGACCTGTACGACGAGCAAGCAACCACATCGATCGCCGAGAACGTTCAGGAGGTGCTGTCCCAGTTGGGAGAGGACCCGGAACGTGAGGGGCTGCAGAAAACGCCTGAGCGTGTCGCCAAGGCGTATCAGTTCCTGACCCACGGATACTCGCAGGATGCCCGCGCGATTCTCGAGGGGGCGCTCTTCGAGGAGGCGTATGATGAGATGATCCTCGTGAAGGACATCGAGCTGTACTCGCTTTGCGAGCATCACATGCTTCCGTTTTACGGTAAGGCGCACGTAGCCTACATTCCGAATGGCCGGATCGTCGGCTTAAGCAAGATCCCGCGAACGGTCGAGGTGTTTGCCCGACGCCTGCAGGTGCAGGAGCGCCTGACGATGCAGATCCGCGATGCAATTGATGACGTGCTACAGCCTCTCGGCACGGCGGTCGTGATCGAGGCTCGCCACCTTTGCATGATGATGCGGGGAGCGGAGAAGCAGAACTCGATGACGACGACGAGCTCGATGAGCGGCGAATTCGAGGAGCATCGCACCCGCGCCGAGTTCATGCGCCTCATCCGGGCAACGGACTAG